Proteins co-encoded in one Pyxidicoccus xibeiensis genomic window:
- a CDS encoding MDR family MFS transporter: MSGALLQAVRSLVGGLPRTYWVLWTGTLINRLGGFVVPFLALYLTRQRGFTVEQAGLVASLHGAGTVLAGPLGGTLADRLGRRITLAGGLWLGAGGMLFLGFSREPFWIAVAAFTLGTVGELYRPAVSAAIADVVPPADRTRAFSLLYWVINVGFAAALPIAGLMTRYGYLLLFIADAITTFLYGCAIWVLLPETRPTRPEGEAAPARSSSAVGSVLAPFKDPVFIAFGVPVFAVALIFFQGHMALPLDLSQRGLTEAQFGMVLAVNGVLIVLLQPFIGGTVARLKRSTALALAAVLTGVGFGLHALSASMGLAMLAVVVWTLGEIAQAPVAPTVVADLAPTELRGTYQGAYNMLWGLAACAAPALGGQMLGRFGATALWLVCLAVGVVAAVWHLAIAGARRRRLESLRALRPGISASAD; encoded by the coding sequence ATGAGCGGCGCGCTCCTCCAGGCCGTGCGCTCCCTCGTCGGCGGCCTGCCTCGCACGTACTGGGTGCTGTGGACGGGCACGCTCATCAACCGGCTGGGCGGCTTCGTCGTCCCCTTCCTCGCGCTGTACCTCACGCGCCAGCGGGGCTTCACCGTGGAGCAGGCGGGCCTCGTCGCCTCGCTGCACGGCGCGGGCACGGTGCTGGCGGGCCCGCTGGGTGGCACGCTCGCGGACCGGCTGGGCCGGCGCATCACCCTGGCCGGCGGCCTCTGGCTGGGCGCCGGAGGCATGCTCTTCCTCGGCTTCTCCCGCGAGCCCTTCTGGATTGCCGTGGCCGCCTTCACGCTCGGCACCGTGGGCGAGCTGTACCGGCCCGCGGTGTCCGCCGCCATCGCGGACGTGGTGCCCCCGGCGGACCGCACCCGCGCCTTCAGCCTGCTGTACTGGGTCATCAACGTGGGCTTCGCCGCCGCCCTGCCCATCGCCGGGCTGATGACCCGCTACGGCTACCTGCTGCTCTTCATCGCCGACGCCATCACCACCTTCCTCTATGGCTGCGCCATCTGGGTGCTGCTGCCGGAGACACGCCCCACGCGCCCCGAGGGCGAGGCCGCCCCGGCCCGCTCGAGCAGCGCGGTGGGCAGTGTGCTCGCTCCCTTCAAGGACCCGGTGTTCATCGCCTTCGGCGTGCCCGTCTTCGCGGTGGCGCTCATCTTCTTCCAGGGCCACATGGCGCTGCCGCTCGACTTGAGCCAGCGCGGCCTGACGGAGGCACAGTTCGGCATGGTGCTCGCCGTCAACGGCGTCCTCATCGTCCTGCTGCAGCCCTTCATTGGCGGCACGGTGGCCCGGCTGAAGCGCTCCACCGCGCTGGCCCTGGCCGCGGTCCTCACCGGCGTGGGCTTCGGGCTGCACGCGCTGTCCGCCAGCATGGGCCTGGCGATGCTGGCCGTGGTGGTGTGGACCCTGGGCGAGATTGCCCAGGCCCCGGTGGCCCCCACCGTGGTGGCGGACCTGGCGCCCACCGAGCTGCGCGGCACCTACCAGGGCGCGTACAACATGCTGTGGGGCCTGGCCGCCTGCGCCGCGCCCGCGCTCGGTGGGCAGATGCTCGGCCGCTTCGGCGCCACCGCGCTGTGGCTCGTCTGCCTCGCCGTGGGAGTCGTCGCCGCCGTCTGGCACCTGGCCATCGCCGGAGCCCGCCGGCGCCGCCTGGAGAGCCTGCGCGCCCTGCGCCCCGGCATCAGCGCCAGCGCGGACTGA
- a CDS encoding AEC family transporter: MSGVIGLLATCLVLGVLARRSGKFPAGSAGPFNTFVLYVALPALVLRVMHRLEFVPELAVAAVVPWLYYLAAGPFFRLLGPRLGLSKQSVMALVLTGGLGNTAFVGLPMAEALLGQGGLAVAVVADQLGSFLVLSTLATLAATRASSEEALPWRVLARKVVTFPPFVALVLSLALRPWGYPEWVETVLERLGALLTPLALFSVGLQLRLKGVRSRLPALALGLSYKLLLVPGLVALGLLAMPGLAPVVVHATVLQAAMAPMVSAAILAAEHDLDPDLAVLMVGVGIPLSFATAPVILWLVR; encoded by the coding sequence ATGAGTGGCGTGATTGGATTGCTGGCGACGTGCCTGGTGCTGGGCGTGCTGGCGCGGCGGAGCGGGAAGTTCCCGGCAGGCTCGGCGGGCCCGTTCAACACGTTCGTGCTGTACGTGGCGCTGCCGGCGCTGGTGCTGCGGGTGATGCACCGGCTGGAGTTCGTGCCGGAGCTGGCGGTGGCCGCAGTGGTGCCGTGGCTGTACTACCTGGCGGCCGGTCCGTTCTTCCGGTTGCTGGGGCCGAGGCTGGGGCTGTCGAAGCAGTCGGTGATGGCGCTGGTGCTGACCGGGGGCTTGGGGAACACGGCGTTCGTCGGGCTGCCGATGGCGGAGGCGCTGCTGGGGCAGGGTGGGCTGGCGGTGGCGGTGGTGGCGGACCAGCTCGGCTCGTTCCTGGTGCTGTCCACGCTGGCGACGCTCGCGGCGACGCGGGCAAGCTCGGAAGAGGCGCTGCCGTGGCGCGTGCTGGCGCGGAAGGTGGTGACGTTTCCTCCGTTCGTGGCGCTGGTGCTGTCGCTGGCGCTGCGGCCCTGGGGCTATCCCGAGTGGGTGGAGACGGTGCTGGAGCGGCTGGGGGCGCTGCTGACGCCGCTGGCGCTGTTCTCGGTGGGGTTGCAGCTGCGGCTCAAGGGCGTGCGGAGCCGGCTGCCCGCGCTGGCGCTGGGGCTGTCGTACAAGCTGCTGCTGGTGCCGGGGCTGGTGGCGCTGGGGCTCTTGGCAATGCCGGGGCTGGCGCCGGTGGTGGTGCACGCCACGGTGCTCCAGGCGGCGATGGCACCCATGGTGAGCGCGGCGATTCTCGCTGCGGAGCATGACCTGGACCCGGACCTGGCCGTGCTGATGGTGGGCGTGGGGATTCCTCTGTCCTTCGCGACCGCGCCGGTGATTCTGTGGCTGGTGCGGTGA
- a CDS encoding LysR family transcriptional regulator, with protein sequence MPDWNDLRYFLAVSREGTLAAASRALKVDATTVGRRLTVLEEELGTRLFDRTPGRLVLTPAGQGIRGTVEEMEASVLAVERRAGGEDARLEGVVRVTTTEAFAVNHLLPRFGLFRERHPGIEVQFLTDYGALDLTRREADVAVRLTRPKEASLVARKVGEIAISLYASEGYLARRGLPDPATGFAGHDVIGYADAAAKWPEARWMGEVATSARVGVRCNSLLSVVAATGAGVGLGLMPCFQGDLSPGLRRLLPPVAALRRDIWLVVHPDLQQNARVRAVLDFLSEVLQRERPLLAGGGLVAQASEFPVRWPVVGAQEAQGVVGERPRPDPRAVGPRQRRPASKRPARQAVVGAVQGGRGASPARRAASGAKRGTERPAEAAGKPGAEKPPRAGQARRGKVRAR encoded by the coding sequence ATGCCGGACTGGAATGACCTGCGGTACTTCCTGGCGGTGTCGCGCGAGGGGACGCTCGCGGCGGCGTCGCGGGCGCTGAAGGTGGATGCGACGACGGTGGGGCGGCGGCTGACGGTGCTGGAGGAGGAACTGGGGACGCGGCTCTTCGACAGGACGCCGGGGCGGCTGGTGCTGACGCCAGCGGGGCAGGGCATCCGGGGGACGGTGGAGGAGATGGAGGCGTCGGTGCTGGCGGTGGAGCGCCGGGCGGGCGGTGAGGACGCGCGGCTGGAGGGCGTGGTGCGGGTGACGACGACGGAGGCCTTCGCGGTGAACCACCTGCTGCCGCGCTTCGGGCTGTTCCGCGAGCGGCACCCGGGCATCGAGGTGCAGTTCCTCACCGACTATGGCGCGCTGGATTTGACGCGGCGGGAGGCGGACGTGGCGGTGCGGCTGACGCGGCCGAAGGAGGCGTCACTGGTGGCGCGCAAGGTGGGGGAGATTGCGATTTCCCTCTACGCGTCGGAGGGGTACCTCGCGCGGCGGGGACTGCCGGACCCGGCCACGGGCTTCGCGGGGCATGACGTCATCGGCTACGCGGACGCGGCGGCGAAGTGGCCGGAGGCGCGGTGGATGGGTGAGGTGGCCACGTCCGCGCGCGTGGGGGTGCGGTGCAACTCGCTGCTGTCGGTGGTGGCGGCCACGGGGGCCGGGGTGGGGCTCGGGTTGATGCCGTGCTTCCAGGGGGATTTGTCGCCGGGGCTGCGCCGGCTGCTGCCTCCGGTGGCGGCGCTGCGGCGGGACATCTGGCTGGTGGTGCATCCGGACCTGCAGCAGAACGCGCGGGTGCGGGCGGTGCTCGACTTCCTGTCGGAGGTGCTGCAGCGGGAGCGGCCGCTGCTGGCGGGGGGCGGGTTGGTGGCTCAGGCGTCCGAGTTCCCGGTGCGGTGGCCGGTGGTTGGGGCTCAGGAGGCGCAGGGCGTGGTGGGTGAGCGGCCACGGCCTGACCCGCGGGCGGTGGGGCCTCGGCAACGGCGGCCTGCTTCGAAGCGCCCCGCGCGGCAGGCGGTCGTCGGTGCGGTGCAGGGGGGACGGGGAGCCTCCCCAGCCCGGCGAGCCGCGAGCGGGGCGAAGCGAGGCACGGAGAGACCCGCCGAGGCGGCCGGGAAACCTGGGGCGGAGAAACCTCCGCGCGCGGGGCAGGCACGGCGTGGGAAGGTCCGGGCGCGATGA